The following proteins come from a genomic window of Streptomyces sp. Sge12:
- the cseB gene encoding two-component system response regulator CseB produces the protein MSSSAPAPESQPPVRVLLVEDDDLMRRSFAVALERYGYRVTAAADGLTGLEHFRDDEGFDLLILDVMLPGLDGIGLCRRVRESSLVPVLMMSARGDGLDVVAGLEAGADDYVVKPVETNVLVARIRSLLRRASYAPAAGGESAAGREDGVLVFGDLTVDTAGMEVSVCGSPVALTPTELKLLLEFAAHPGIVLERHTLLRNVWEYGWDGDSRVVDLAVQRLRRKLGRERIETVRGFGYKLRR, from the coding sequence GTGTCCTCGTCCGCCCCGGCCCCGGAATCTCAGCCTCCGGTCCGTGTGCTGCTGGTCGAGGACGACGACCTGATGCGCCGGTCCTTCGCCGTCGCCCTGGAGCGCTACGGCTACCGGGTCACGGCCGCGGCCGACGGCCTCACCGGACTGGAGCACTTCCGCGACGACGAGGGCTTCGACCTGCTGATCCTGGACGTGATGCTGCCCGGCCTCGACGGGATCGGCCTGTGCCGCAGGGTCCGGGAGAGCAGCCTGGTGCCGGTCCTGATGATGTCCGCCCGCGGCGACGGCCTCGATGTCGTTGCCGGCCTGGAGGCCGGCGCCGACGACTACGTGGTCAAGCCCGTGGAGACGAACGTCCTCGTGGCACGCATCCGCTCGCTGCTGCGCCGGGCGTCCTACGCGCCCGCCGCGGGCGGCGAGAGCGCCGCCGGCCGCGAGGACGGCGTACTGGTCTTCGGGGACCTGACCGTCGACACCGCCGGGATGGAGGTGTCGGTCTGCGGCAGCCCGGTGGCGCTCACGCCCACCGAGCTGAAGCTGCTGCTGGAGTTCGCGGCCCACCCGGGCATCGTGCTGGAGCGGCACACCCTGCTGCGCAACGTCTGGGAGTACGGCTGGGACGGCGACAGCCGGGTCGTGGACCTGGCCGTGCAGCGGCTGCGCAGAAAACTGGGCCGGGAGCGGATCGAGACGGTCCGCGGCTTCGGCTACAAGCTCAGGCGCTGA
- a CDS encoding ABC transporter ATP-binding protein, translating to MSADPFPAHPAPGIAASTTDLSKVYGSGDTRVVALERVSVSFREAEFTAIMGPSGCGKSTLMHCAAGLDSVSSGSVRIGTTELGGLGDRQLTELRRDRVGFIFQAFNLLPTLTALENITLPLSIAGRRPDRQWLERVVSMVGLSERLDHRPGQLSGGQQQRVAVARALVTRPAIVFGDEPTGNLDSRAGAEVLGFLRDSVRELGQTVVMVTHDPVAAGFADRVVFLSDGRLVDEMVRPTPDRVLDRMKQFDTRARTS from the coding sequence GTGAGCGCCGACCCGTTCCCCGCACACCCGGCGCCCGGCATCGCCGCGTCCACCACCGACCTGTCGAAGGTCTACGGCAGCGGCGACACCCGGGTGGTGGCGCTGGAGCGCGTCAGCGTCTCCTTCCGGGAGGCCGAGTTCACCGCGATCATGGGCCCTTCCGGCTGCGGCAAGTCCACCCTCATGCACTGCGCCGCGGGCCTCGACTCCGTAAGCTCCGGCTCCGTCCGCATCGGCACCACCGAGCTGGGCGGCCTGGGCGACCGGCAGCTGACCGAGCTGCGCCGGGACCGGGTGGGCTTCATCTTCCAGGCCTTCAACCTGCTGCCCACGCTGACCGCGCTGGAGAACATCACCCTGCCGCTGTCCATCGCCGGACGCCGCCCCGACCGGCAGTGGCTCGAGCGCGTGGTGTCCATGGTCGGCCTCTCCGAGCGCCTGGACCACCGGCCCGGACAGCTCTCCGGCGGGCAGCAGCAGCGCGTCGCGGTGGCCCGGGCCCTGGTCACCCGGCCCGCGATCGTCTTCGGTGACGAACCCACCGGGAACCTCGACTCCCGGGCCGGGGCGGAGGTACTCGGCTTCCTCCGCGACTCCGTGCGCGAGCTGGGTCAGACGGTGGTCATGGTGACGCACGACCCGGTCGCCGCCGGCTTCGCCGACCGTGTCGTGTTCCTCTCCGACGGCCGCCTGGTCGACGAGATGGTGCGCCCCACCCCGGACCGGGTCCTGGACCGGATGAAGCAGTTCGACACCCGCGCACGCACGAGCTGA
- a CDS encoding sensor histidine kinase, which translates to MRLLPRPWWPARVPLRWKIAALAAATACLVALTVGVLVHLWTAGDIRDRAEMEATNSVYSAMDVYRRTGTLAGGAELDPAELPAVLRHPSDGDRRVAYDGHVEGNLGPSVWGAQRVDGPGSPMLAVRINMSPQLHDLRRLDASMAVASLVSLAAALPLAVYGAGLVARRLRRVAETAARISGGDLDARTGARTDGGEDHARGRDEVTDIAATVDLMADSLGRRLRIERQFTADVAHELRTPVGGLLAAADLLPPGETEDLLRARVRDLRGLVEDLLEISRLDAGAEAPVPARVPLAAVVREAVARTGLNTEVETGERGGPGESEGSGDFGGSGESGDPVETDPRRLERIVGNLVVNAHRHGRTPVRVTVAGRTVVVRDHGPGFPADLLLDGPRRFRTGATERGTGHGLGLTIALGQARVLGAELRLDNAPDGGAVATLRLPL; encoded by the coding sequence GTGCGCCTGCTGCCCCGGCCGTGGTGGCCGGCCCGTGTCCCCCTGCGCTGGAAGATCGCCGCGCTGGCGGCGGCCACGGCCTGCCTGGTCGCCCTGACGGTGGGCGTACTCGTCCACCTCTGGACCGCCGGGGACATCCGCGACCGCGCCGAGATGGAGGCCACCAACTCGGTGTACTCCGCCATGGACGTCTACCGGCGCACCGGAACCCTGGCGGGCGGCGCCGAGCTCGATCCGGCCGAGCTGCCGGCCGTCCTGCGCCACCCGTCCGACGGCGACCGCCGGGTGGCCTACGACGGGCACGTCGAAGGGAACCTGGGGCCGAGCGTCTGGGGCGCCCAGCGGGTCGACGGGCCGGGCAGCCCGATGCTGGCCGTGCGGATCAACATGAGCCCGCAACTCCACGACCTGCGAAGGCTCGACGCGAGCATGGCGGTGGCCTCCCTCGTCTCGCTCGCGGCGGCCCTGCCCCTGGCGGTCTACGGGGCCGGGCTGGTCGCCCGCCGGCTGCGCCGGGTCGCCGAGACCGCGGCCCGGATCTCCGGCGGGGACCTGGACGCCCGCACCGGCGCCCGCACCGACGGGGGCGAGGATCACGCCCGCGGCCGCGACGAGGTGACCGACATCGCCGCCACCGTCGACCTCATGGCCGACAGCCTGGGCCGACGCCTGCGCATCGAGCGGCAGTTCACCGCGGACGTGGCCCACGAGCTGCGCACCCCGGTCGGCGGTCTGCTGGCCGCCGCCGACCTGCTGCCGCCCGGCGAGACGGAGGACCTGCTGCGGGCCCGCGTCCGCGATCTGCGCGGCCTCGTCGAGGACCTGCTGGAGATCTCCCGGCTGGACGCGGGCGCCGAGGCGCCGGTACCCGCCCGGGTCCCGCTCGCCGCGGTGGTCCGCGAGGCGGTGGCCCGTACCGGCCTCAACACGGAGGTGGAGACCGGGGAACGGGGTGGACCCGGGGAGTCCGAAGGATCCGGGGACTTCGGGGGATCCGGGGAGTCCGGGGACCCCGTGGAGACCGACCCGCGCCGCCTGGAGCGGATCGTCGGCAATCTGGTCGTCAACGCCCACCGGCACGGACGGACCCCGGTGCGCGTCACCGTGGCGGGCCGGACCGTCGTCGTCCGCGACCACGGCCCCGGCTTTCCCGCCGACCTGCTGCTGGACGGCCCGCGGCGCTTCCGTACCGGCGCCACCGAGCGCGGCACGGGGCACGGCCTCGGCCTGACCATCGCCCTGGGACAGGCCCGGGTGCTCGGCGCCGAACTGCGCCTGGACAACGCCCCGGACGGCGGCGCCGTCGCCACCCTGCGTCTGCCGCTCTGA
- a CDS encoding ABC transporter permease — MLKTALRNVLAHKARLLMTVLAVTLGVAFVCGTLVFADSSTAAHRAAVSKNYADIAVSVTPKDLPPGAAGSPAAAPDEHATVLDDALARTLAALPGVAAVRPSADGLATLNASDGSPLRTGRIWAHRAAAYVPGPDGKDGRHPLTEGRAPRTGDEVAVDSGTAADGGFHIGDRITLATDGPTMTKRLVGIVTTADTRVTAGGTLTLFDRATAQQLFASPGRYTSIDLSAVPGTDAAELSRRVAAVLPADRAEATTGSALAAQQSVFVDTITRGNEKLSLVFAGVALFIGSFLIVNTFTMLVARRTREIALLRAIGATRRQVVRSLLWEAALLGLFASALGFVLGLGIASALPELLSTTQEELPRGPLVIGPLPVVAALAVGVGVTVLAAWLPSRRAARIAPVEAMRTAGQPPTATASRVRGAAGGLLLVLGAGLLLSLSGAKDASEGNLQSAMFGCALLVVAVIVLAPLLAVPVIGLSGRLTGLLGIAGRLAHRNALRDPRRTAATASALMVSTALVAGLAVIGHSTGRALDRQAAAGLSADYVISTHTSTTGIDPAAVQRVAETPGVRTATAVSDSTLFIGGGVRQISGVDPAAAASVMKLDFVSGSLKDLGPGRIALSRTLARESGVSTGGYVNARTGGPGQDLTPYTVVGVYEDNPTARDALGVRAEVGRSGFDPGSVQRVLVRADSAATKDRLRTATGNNPLLEVQDRDELVQEAAGSLSTLLTLTYGLLALGGVIAVLGIMNTLAMSVSDRTREIGVLRSIGMDRAGIRRMIRLESLTVAAFGTLLGLAAGLFGAWTVGALTNGALKDYSLALPWDTLLLLLLVSLTTGTVAAALPARHAAALSPLEAVAEQ, encoded by the coding sequence ATGCTGAAAACAGCCCTGCGCAACGTCCTGGCGCACAAGGCCCGGCTGCTGATGACGGTGCTCGCCGTCACCCTCGGCGTCGCCTTCGTCTGCGGCACCCTCGTCTTCGCGGACTCCTCCACCGCCGCCCACCGGGCCGCCGTGTCGAAGAACTACGCCGACATCGCCGTCTCCGTGACCCCGAAGGACCTGCCGCCCGGCGCTGCCGGGTCCCCCGCCGCCGCCCCCGACGAACACGCCACCGTGCTCGACGACGCACTGGCCCGCACGCTGGCCGCCCTGCCCGGCGTCGCCGCCGTACGGCCCTCCGCCGACGGCCTGGCCACCCTGAACGCCTCGGACGGCTCCCCGCTGCGCACCGGCAGGATCTGGGCGCACCGGGCGGCCGCGTACGTCCCCGGACCCGACGGCAAGGACGGCCGCCACCCGCTGACCGAGGGCCGCGCCCCCCGCACCGGCGACGAGGTCGCCGTGGACAGCGGCACCGCCGCCGACGGCGGCTTCCACATCGGCGACCGGATCACCCTGGCCACCGACGGCCCGACCATGACGAAGCGGCTCGTCGGCATCGTCACCACCGCGGACACCCGGGTGACCGCCGGCGGCACGCTCACCCTGTTCGACCGGGCCACCGCACAGCAGCTGTTCGCCTCCCCGGGCCGCTACACCTCCATCGACCTGTCCGCCGTACCCGGCACCGACGCGGCCGAACTCTCCCGGCGGGTCGCCGCCGTGCTCCCCGCCGACCGGGCCGAGGCCACCACCGGCAGCGCCCTGGCCGCCCAGCAGTCCGTCTTCGTCGACACGATCACCCGCGGCAACGAGAAGCTGTCGCTGGTCTTCGCCGGGGTCGCCCTGTTCATCGGGTCTTTCCTCATCGTCAACACCTTCACCATGCTCGTCGCCCGGCGCACCCGCGAGATCGCCCTGCTGCGCGCGATCGGTGCCACGCGCCGCCAGGTCGTCCGCTCCCTCCTCTGGGAGGCCGCCCTGCTCGGCCTCTTCGCGTCGGCCCTCGGCTTCGTGCTCGGTCTCGGGATCGCCTCCGCACTGCCGGAGTTGCTGAGCACCACCCAGGAGGAACTGCCCCGCGGCCCCCTGGTGATCGGCCCGCTCCCCGTGGTGGCCGCGCTCGCCGTCGGGGTGGGCGTCACCGTGCTCGCCGCGTGGCTGCCGTCCCGCAGGGCGGCGCGGATCGCCCCGGTCGAGGCCATGCGCACGGCCGGACAGCCGCCCACGGCCACCGCGTCCCGGGTCCGCGGCGCGGCCGGGGGTCTCCTGCTCGTGCTGGGCGCCGGGCTGCTGCTGTCGCTCTCGGGGGCGAAGGACGCCTCCGAGGGGAACCTGCAGAGCGCGATGTTCGGCTGCGCCCTGCTCGTCGTCGCCGTGATCGTGCTGGCGCCGCTGCTCGCCGTCCCCGTGATCGGGCTGAGCGGGCGGCTGACCGGCCTCCTCGGCATCGCCGGCCGCCTGGCCCACCGCAACGCGCTGCGCGACCCGCGGCGCACCGCCGCCACCGCCTCCGCGCTGATGGTCAGCACCGCTCTGGTCGCCGGGCTCGCCGTGATCGGCCACTCCACCGGCCGGGCCCTCGACCGGCAGGCCGCGGCCGGGCTCAGCGCCGACTACGTGATCAGCACCCACACCTCGACCACCGGCATCGACCCGGCCGCCGTGCAGCGGGTGGCCGAGACCCCCGGGGTGCGGACGGCCACCGCCGTCAGCGACTCCACGCTCTTCATCGGCGGGGGCGTCCGCCAGATCTCCGGCGTCGACCCCGCCGCGGCCGCGTCCGTCATGAAGCTCGACTTCGTCAGCGGCTCCCTGAAGGACCTCGGCCCCGGCCGCATCGCCCTCTCCCGCACCCTCGCCCGCGAGAGCGGCGTGAGCACCGGCGGGTACGTCAACGCCCGTACCGGCGGCCCCGGCCAGGACCTCACCCCGTACACGGTCGTCGGCGTCTACGAGGACAACCCCACCGCCCGGGACGCCCTGGGAGTGCGCGCCGAGGTCGGGCGGAGCGGCTTCGACCCCGGTTCCGTCCAGCGCGTCCTCGTCCGCGCCGACAGCGCCGCCACCAAGGACCGGCTGCGCACCGCGACGGGCAACAATCCGCTGCTCGAGGTGCAGGACCGGGACGAGTTGGTCCAGGAGGCCGCCGGCTCCCTGAGCACCCTGCTGACCCTGACGTACGGCCTGCTCGCCCTCGGCGGTGTGATCGCCGTCCTCGGCATCATGAACACCCTGGCCATGTCCGTCTCGGACCGCACCCGCGAGATCGGTGTGCTGCGCTCCATCGGCATGGACCGCGCCGGCATCCGCCGGATGATTCGCCTGGAGTCCCTGACCGTGGCCGCCTTCGGCACCCTCCTGGGCCTGGCGGCGGGCCTGTTCGGGGCCTGGACGGTCGGCGCCCTGACCAACGGGGCGCTGAAGGACTACTCCCTGGCCCTCCCCTGGGACACCCTCCTCCTGCTCCTCCTGG